The genomic region ATTACATAATATATATTCTTATTAATTTGTAATATTTAATATATATATTTTTTATATTCTTATTTATTATATTATATTATATTATTTTTTATAAAAAGTTATTATATAAAACTTTATATTATTTATTTATAGGTATATATTATATATAATTTATTATATTAATTTAATTTAATATTATTATTCT from Saccharomyces eubayanus strain FM1318 mitochondrion, complete sequence, whole genome shotgun sequence harbors:
- a CDS encoding BI2-like protein gives rise to the protein MYFLYSYLLYYIMLFFMKSYYMKTYIIYL